The segment GGGGCAAGCGAGGTCGTGGTACTGAGCTTATCTCATTGTACATTCCACCTGACAAGCAGCTCTCAGATGTAGTTGCACAGCTCAAGACAGAGCACGGTCAGGCCTCCAACATCAAGTCCAAACTTACCAAGACGAATGTGCAGGGTGCTATCGAATCCATCATGTCCAGACTCAGGTATGTGACCGTTCCTGAGAATGGGATCGTCTATTTCACAGGTGCTGTTGATGTCGGAGCTAACAAGACTAACATGGAGTCAACCATCATTGAGCCTCCACAGCCAATTATAACATACAGGTATCACTGTGATTCATCATTCTACCTTGATCCTCTAGAGGAGATGTTAAGAGAAGCAAAGACCTATGGTCTGCTCGTTCTTGACAGGCGTGAAGCCTCAATTGGTCTTCTTGTGGGCAAGCACATAGAACCATATCGGAACCTGACCTCAACTGTACCGGGAAAACAGAGGAAAGGAGGACAGAGTGCCCACAGGTTCCAGCAACTTAGACTCATTGCCATACATGATTTCTACAAGCGTATCGGTGATGCAGCAAGTGAGGTCTTCCTCACAGTTGACCAGAAGGACTTTGAAGGTGTGCTTGTTGGTGGTCCTTCACCAACAAAAGAAGAGTTCGAATCCGGTCATTTCCTCCACCACGAGATAGAGAAGAAAATGCTCGGGCTTTTCGATGTGGCATATACAGATGAGTCTGGTCTTCCAGAACTTGTGAACGCAGCAAGTGAAAGGCTTGAGGACCTTGATCTCATGGTAGAGAAGAAACTGATGCAGCAGTTCTTCAGGGAACTGGTGTCTGATTCAGGCAAAGCGACCTATGGTGAGGACAATGTACGAGAGAACCTCATTATCGGTGCTGTCGATATAATGCTCGTATCAGAAGACCTGAGGGCTGAAAGGATGACCGTCAGGTGTACTTCTTGCGATTATGAGAAAAAGACAACCAGTGATTTCAAGCCTGGTGATTCGAAGACAAGTCTTGGTAACTGCCCGAAATGTGGTTCCTATCTTGAGGTAGTGGAAAAGGTCGATGTTGTTGATGAACTATCCGAAATGTGTGACCAGATGAGTACCACGGTAGAGTTCATTTCCACTGACTTTGAAGAGGGTGCACAGCTTCTGAACGCTTTTGGTGGTATCGTCGCTATCCTGCGTTTCAACACAGGCATCTGAGGTTAATTAACAGGTGATCATTTTGTTTTTAGATTTTATAGAACAGGTTACATCCGTACTGAACGATGCTGTCAGCTCCGCAGGTTTTGAAGCAAACGATCTGGAGCTTGGACCGTCCCAGCATGCAGACCTTTCGTCAAGGGTCGCATTCAGGCTGGCATCTGTTGCAAAACAGAGTCCAAAGGACGTTGCTGACAGGATCGCTTCTGAGATAGTAATACCAGAGGGTTCCTATATTGGTAAGATAGAGGCATTGGGCCCATATCTGAATATCAGTGCCAGTCGCGATTTCATTGATGATGTCGTGTCAGGTATCAGGGAGAAGAAGGAGTCTTTCGGAGGTAATTTCTGTGAAGGCAGGATACTGCTTGAGCACACTTCTGCTAACCCTAATGGTCCTCTTCATGTGGGACACATAAGAAATTCCATTATCGGAGATACCCTCGGTCGCATCCTAAAACGTGCAGGATATGATGTCGAGCTGCACTATTATGTAAATGACATGGGTCGCCAGATAGCTATAGTTTCCTGGGCTCTTGAACACTTCGAATTCGATGAAAGTTCCAAGCCGGATCATGCTATTGCAGATGTTTACATAAAGGCGAATGCAGAGCTTGAAGCACACCCGGAAAAAGTTGCTGAGATAGACAAGCTCATGCAGCTTGTTGAGAGTGGTGATGAGGAGACAATTGAGCGTTTCGATAAGGCTGTAGGCCTTGCAGTTGAAGGTATCAAGGAAACCCTTGGAAAGATGAATGTCTCCCACGATGAGTTCCCTAAGGAATCAAGTTTCATCAGGTCCGGTGATGTCTCAAGGATAGTGGATGAGATCAAGGCTACAGGACGTACTGAGATAGACAATGGCGCGCTTGTTGTTGACCTTAAGGATTACGGATTTGAAAAGACGCTCGTTATCCAGCGTTCTGATGGTACTTCACTTTATACAACACGTGATCTTGCATACCATGAATGGAAGGGCGAGCGTGCTGACAGGATCATCGATATCTTCGGAGCAGATCATAAACTGATCTCCGGTCAGCTCAAGGCAACGTTGAATGCCATAGGCAAAAAAGAACCGGAGTTTGTTATCTTTGAGTTCGTTTCATTGCCTGAAGGTTCAATGAGCACAAGACGTGGCAAGTTCATCAGTGCTGACGAACTATTCGACCAGGTCAAGGTCCGGGCACTGGAAGAGGTGGACAAACGCCGCCCTGAGATGCCTGATGATTTCAAGAAAGAGGTTGCTGACATGGTCGGTATTGGTGCTGTCAGGTACGATATCGTGAAGGTCACACCTGAGAAATCCACGGTCTTCGACTGGAAAGAGGCTCTTGATTTCGAGAAACAGGGCGGTCCTTTCATACAGTACTCACATGCACGTTCCTGCAGTATCCTGCGAAAGGCAAAGGATGAAGGCCTGTGGGATAGTGAGGCGATCATTGCCCCTTCACTTCTTGTGGAAGATAGTGAAATAGCTCTTATCAAGAAGATGGGAATGTTCGACAATGTGCTGGACCAGTGTACGAAGGAACTGAAACCACATATGCTTGCTATTTACGGAAGGGAACTTGCAGATGCATTCAACCAGTTCTATCGTTTCGTGTCCGTCCTCAATGCTGAGGAAGAGGATGTCCGCGCAAGCCGTCTGGCTCTTGTGGACTGTGCAAGGATAGTTCTTGCTAACACTCTGGACACCCTTGGAATGGGTGCACCGGATTCGATGTAAGTCAGGTCCGAAAAATAGATTAACACAGATAAGGGAGAACAGAATATGAAATTGTACATGTACCTTCTCCTGTATCTCTTTTTAGTAAATGCTTATGCTTTCTGGCTGATGTACTCTGACAAAAAGAAAGCCATCAAGAGCCAGTACAGGATACCGGAAAAGACCCTGTTCACCTGGGCATTGCTGGGCGGAAGCATAGGTTCCATTGCAGGAATGCAGAAGTTCAGGCACAAGACCAGGCATCCGAAGTTCAGGATCGGAATGCCTTTGATATTTGTTGTGGAAGGCTATCTCTTCTTTGAATATGTTCTGCCGGTACTTTTTTGAGATAATTGATTCAGACACCTGTATCTGAAAAACTAGCCTGCAAAGCGTTTTATAAAAAAGGAGTTGATTATTTCATAATGAAGGTCCGGATAGAAACTCCAAAGTTCAGCTTTTTCAAGTACCAGAAAGTGGATGACGGGTACAAAAGGGTCCTCTTTTCCCCGATACCCACGATATTCAACTATGGTTTCATTGAAGATACTTTAGGCGATGATGGGATGGAAGAGGATGCCATCGTACTCGGACCCCGCCTTCCTCAAGGTACTCTGGTAAAACTGACCAATCCCGGTGGTGTGGTGAGATTTGTGGATGACTCGGTTCAGGACGATAAGAAAGTGTTCTATCTCGTAGACAAGTATTCTGAAAGGCTGTTCGGATTATATTTCAGGATGTATGCACTGTTCAAAAGGTTCCGTTATCTGGCATTTGAGAGGAGAATTGCGGAATGCAGGTTCGAAGGCATTGAACTATTCGGAGAAGAGTGAAAACCGGTCAGTTTGTCAATCACTGTAATGATCGCGGTAAACTAAACTGATAACTGCGATCAAATATTGTTCTAAAAAAAGGGCTTAGGGAAAAGGAATACCTTTTCCACAAAAATTCCTTTGATCTTTCTTGTCCTTAAAGAATGTCGATGGTCTGTATATTCTTCACCTTATTGCTGAAAGGTATGGCTTCCTGCTCCAGATGCTCTTTTATCGTACCCTCAACGATCTTCACCAGCTCTTCCTTTTCCACATTTGTAACTGCTGAGAGGAACTTCAGGCTGCAATCCTTTTCTTTTGTTTCAAAGAACTCTATGTTAGGTATGCTTTCTGAAGAGGTGATACTTGCTTTCATGAGAGTTCCGGGATATTCCATGGCTATTTTTATGTGACCTACGAAATCCGGATTGAGCTTTTTGACCTGCTTGCTTATGGAAGTAAGGACATCTGTTGCATACTTTTCTGCCTTTTGTTCTTCCAGTTCGCAGTCCTTGATGGTAAGCTCGCCGGAATAGGAGCTAACCTCGGAGGCCTCGATGGAGTTGATAGCTTCCCTTGTTTCCCTTTCCTTGCTCTTGCCTGCCAGCAGGTCGATGAGCTTCTGGAACTTCTCATCGGCTTCCTTTGCAGAGAACTCGATGACCTCTGCCTCGGGATTGATCTCCTCCAGGAAATTCCTGACCTCTGCAACCTTTTCTTCCTCTGCGATATCGACCTTGTTGATGCAGAGGATCTCAGCATCTTCTATCTGTGTCAGGATGAACTTCGGTGTCTGTTTTATCTCGGT is part of the Methanococcoides orientis genome and harbors:
- the argS gene encoding arginine--tRNA ligase, with protein sequence MFLDFIEQVTSVLNDAVSSAGFEANDLELGPSQHADLSSRVAFRLASVAKQSPKDVADRIASEIVIPEGSYIGKIEALGPYLNISASRDFIDDVVSGIREKKESFGGNFCEGRILLEHTSANPNGPLHVGHIRNSIIGDTLGRILKRAGYDVELHYYVNDMGRQIAIVSWALEHFEFDESSKPDHAIADVYIKANAELEAHPEKVAEIDKLMQLVESGDEETIERFDKAVGLAVEGIKETLGKMNVSHDEFPKESSFIRSGDVSRIVDEIKATGRTEIDNGALVVDLKDYGFEKTLVIQRSDGTSLYTTRDLAYHEWKGERADRIIDIFGADHKLISGQLKATLNAIGKKEPEFVIFEFVSLPEGSMSTRRGKFISADELFDQVKVRALEEVDKRRPEMPDDFKKEVADMVGIGAVRYDIVKVTPEKSTVFDWKEALDFEKQGGPFIQYSHARSCSILRKAKDEGLWDSEAIIAPSLLVEDSEIALIKKMGMFDNVLDQCTKELKPHMLAIYGRELADAFNQFYRFVSVLNAEEEDVRASRLALVDCARIVLANTLDTLGMGAPDSM
- a CDS encoding DUF1294 domain-containing protein, whose product is MKLYMYLLLYLFLVNAYAFWLMYSDKKKAIKSQYRIPEKTLFTWALLGGSIGSIAGMQKFRHKTRHPKFRIGMPLIFVVEGYLFFEYVLPVLF
- a CDS encoding inorganic diphosphatase, which codes for MKVRIETPKFSFFKYQKVDDGYKRVLFSPIPTIFNYGFIEDTLGDDGMEEDAIVLGPRLPQGTLVKLTNPGGVVRFVDDSVQDDKKVFYLVDKYSERLFGLYFRMYALFKRFRYLAFERRIAECRFEGIELFGEE
- a CDS encoding CobW family GTP-binding protein, which encodes MIIGGFLGSGKTTTLLRLGKHLSETGHKIAIIVNEIGEIGLDGDTLSSTGIVTEELTSGCICCTLKISMEYTLSKLSDDFHPDVIIIEPTGIAFPRQIKEDIALMKIDDLSFAPIVNIIDGTRFNTEIKQTPKFILTQIEDAEILCINKVDIAEEEKVAEVRNFLEEINPEAEVIEFSAKEADEKFQKLIDLLAGKSKERETREAINSIEASEVSSYSGELTIKDCELEEQKAEKYATDVLTSISKQVKKLNPDFVGHIKIAMEYPGTLMKASITSSESIPNIEFFETKEKDCSLKFLSAVTNVEKEELVKIVEGTIKEHLEQEAIPFSNKVKNIQTIDIL
- the prf1 gene encoding peptide chain release factor aRF-1; amino-acid sequence: MVDQSSHQKYEFKKKLESLRGKRGRGTELISLYIPPDKQLSDVVAQLKTEHGQASNIKSKLTKTNVQGAIESIMSRLRYVTVPENGIVYFTGAVDVGANKTNMESTIIEPPQPIITYRYHCDSSFYLDPLEEMLREAKTYGLLVLDRREASIGLLVGKHIEPYRNLTSTVPGKQRKGGQSAHRFQQLRLIAIHDFYKRIGDAASEVFLTVDQKDFEGVLVGGPSPTKEEFESGHFLHHEIEKKMLGLFDVAYTDESGLPELVNAASERLEDLDLMVEKKLMQQFFRELVSDSGKATYGEDNVRENLIIGAVDIMLVSEDLRAERMTVRCTSCDYEKKTTSDFKPGDSKTSLGNCPKCGSYLEVVEKVDVVDELSEMCDQMSTTVEFISTDFEEGAQLLNAFGGIVAILRFNTGI